From Trichoderma atroviride chromosome 1, complete sequence, one genomic window encodes:
- a CDS encoding uncharacterized protein (antiSMASH:Cluster_1.2~EggNog:ENOG41): MAAPFSLTRTVLASDPLAYKSATQSSFLTRAAKGRVSKHHLGQWLSNDRLYIHGYIRGVGRLLSFLQLPETVEEEAEVSESTKLLRWMIDALVNIRREEEFFVRTAADYGISLDLSHKLEGLHRFEALFDSTRPGGGDKDKAVIPWLEAAIVFWATEKCYLDAWSGASARLSAPSEADGDEDGGALRREFIPNWSSVEFARFVDELGEIIDSAVQREIKLRQNEGEEEAIKGELLDRALVKWREVLAAEEAFWPAME, translated from the coding sequence ATGGCtgctcccttttctctcacGCGAACCGTCCTCGCTTCCGACCCTCTGGCCTATAAATCAGCCACGCAATCGTCTTTCCTGACTCGCGCTGCCAAAGGCCGCGTTTCCAAACATCATCTCGGACAATGGCTTTCAAATGATCGGCTTTATATCCATGGGTATATCCGAGGCGTGGGTCGTCTACTCAGCTTTCTACAGCTCCCCGAGAcagtggaggaagaggcagaagtCTCCGAGAGCACCAAGCTGCTTCGCTGGATGATTGACGCATTGGTCAACATTCGCCGAGAGGAAGAGTTCTTTGTCCGCACTGCGGCAGATTACGGCATCAGTCTAGATCTCAGCCACAAGCTGGAAGGGCTCCATCGCTTCGAGGCTCTATTCGACAGCACCCGTCCCGGCGGTGgcgacaaggacaaggccgtGATACCCTGGCTCGAAGCGGCAATCGTCTTCTGGGCGACGGAGAAGTGCTACCTCGACGCCTGGTCCGGCGCATCAGCCCGGCTTTCCGCTCCGTCTGAGGCCGATGGGGATGAGGATGGTGGGGCCCTGAGGCGGGAATTCATACCGAACTGGAGTTCCGTGGAGTTTGCGCGGTTTGTGGacgagctgggcgagattATCGACTCTGCGGTGCAGCGAGAGATTAAGCTGCGGCAGAATgaaggcgaggaggaggcaaTCAAGGGAGAGCTTCTGGATAGAGCATTGGTGAAGTGGCGTGAGGTGTTGGCCGCAGAAGAGGCTTTCTGGCCTGCAATGGAATAG